A genome region from Bombus terrestris chromosome 10, iyBomTerr1.2, whole genome shotgun sequence includes the following:
- the LOC100645382 gene encoding Golgi SNAP receptor complex member 2 — translation METLYHQTNKLVQETQHLFSQLEKKTPNLDVKEIENNIESKINLINSNCEKLDVLCRKGPISQRQNAKMRVDQLKYDSRHLTAALNSWRNKMIRKQREEAEREALLSRTFTTNDHVDIMIDHNVQHNHSLRNAVSGMDDLLQSGSSILDSLRSQRITLKGAHRKLIDIGNTLGLSQTTMRLIEQRARQDGFILVGGMLFTCFVIVLVIIYLT, via the exons ATGGAAACTCTATATCATCAAACAAACAAACTGGTCCAAGAAACACAACATCTTTTCTCACAACTTGAGAAAAAAACGCCTAACCTGGatgtaaaagaaatagaaaacaaCATAGAATCAAAAATAAACCTCATCAACAg TAATTGCGAGAAATTAGATGTATTATGCCGTAAAGGCCCTATATCTCAAAGACAGAATGCTAAAATGCGCGTGGATCAACTGAAATATGATAGCCGTCATCTCACAGCTGCTTTAAATTCATGGCGCAACAAAATGATTAGAAAGCAAAGAGAAGAAGCTGAAAGGGAAGCATTGCTGTCTAGGACATTTACCACAAATGATCATGTTGATATTATGATAGATCATAATGTACAACACAATCATAGTTTAAGAAATGCAGTTAGTGGTATGGATGATCTTCTTCAAAGTGGTAGTAGTATTTTGGATAGTTTGAGATCACAAAGAATAACTTTAAAAGGGGCTCATAGGAAATTAATAGATATTGGGAATACATTAGGACTTTCACAAACCACAATGAGACTAATAGAACAGAGAGCAAGACAGGATGGATTTATCCTAGTTGGTGGAATGTTGTTCACATGCTTTGTTATAGTTTTAGTTATAATTTATCTTACATAG
- the LOC100645255 gene encoding beta-catenin-like protein 1: protein MDIGELLSYKPPNTPKRPVAGEEDDEDEWENAKKPKRVIKTPYHARQRQQREIEVTPVRSSEPPTPIRAALPSPANDVVEPQLTEKEKQDILKYVETEAPEIEALDEATLKRMVLLFEKRALRNQEMRVKFPDQPEKFMESEVELHETLQELHVVATNPDLYPLMVELGAVPSLLELLSHENTDIAVGVVDLLQELTDVDILHESQEGADTLIDALLEQQVCALLVQNLERLDESVKEESDGVYNTLAIFENLLEFRPELCGDAGKQGLMQWLLRRIKAKTPFDANKLYASELLSILLQNTPENRLLLGELDGIDVLLQQLAYYKRHDPQTAEEQEMMENLFNVLCSSLMATVNRDRFLRGEGLQLMNLMLREKKMSRNGSLKVLDHAMNGPDGKDNCSKFVDILGLRTIFPLFMKTPTKNRKRMLTAEEHEEHVVSIIASMLRNCKGQQRQRLLSKFTENDYEKVDRLMELHFKYLEKVEEVEKNTKEDEDEEESYLRRLDGGLFILQLVDYVLLEACTGCPPAVKQRVTRILAQRRASLKTIRHIMREYAGNLGDAGDSEWREAEQQHILQLIDKF from the exons ATGGATATCGGTGAATTATTATCGTACAAA CCACCAAATACACCGAAACGACCAGTAGCAGGAGAAGAAGATGATGAAGATGAGTGGGAAAATGCTAAGAAACCTAAAAGAGTAATTAAAACTCCATATCATGCACGTCAAAGGCAACAGAGAGAAATCGAAGTGACTCCAGTTAGAAGCAGTGAACCCCCTACACCTATCAGAGCTGCTTTACCTTCACCAGCAAATGATGTTGTTGAACCACAGCTGACAGAGAAAGAAAagcaagatattttaaaatacgtaGAAACTGAGGCTCCAGAAATAGAGGCATTAGATGAAGCAACATTAAAGAGAATGGTTCTTCTATTTGAAAAAAGGGCTCTTAGGAACCAAGAAATGAGAGTAAAATTCCCTGATCAACCAGAaaa attTATGGAATCAGAAGTAGAACTGCATGAAACTCTCCAAGAACTTCATGTCGTTGCAACAAATCCAGATCTATATCCTTTAATGGTGGAGTTAGGTGCTGTACCTTCACTGCTTGAATTATTATCTCATGAGAATACGGATATAGCAGTTGGTGTAGTGGACCTTTTGCAAGAATTAACAGATGTAGATATTTTACATGAAAGCCAAGAAGGTGCTGATACATTGATTGATGCTTTATTAGAACAACAAGTTTGTGCTCTTCTTGTACAAAACTTAGAGCGACTGGATGAATCAGTAAAGGAAGAAAGTGATGGAGTTTATAATACTCTAG CTATTTTTGAGAATCTTTTAGAGTTTAGGCCAGAACTGTGTGGGGATGCAGGGAAACAAGGATTAATGCAATGGCTCCTAAGGAGAATCAAAGCAAAAACACCATTTGATGCTAATAAGCTTTATGCTAGTGAACTTTTATCTATTCTTTTGCAAAACACACCAGAGAATAGGTTACTTCTTGGTGAACTTGATGGAATTGATGTGTTATTACAACAATTAGcg taTTACAAAAGACACGATCCTCAAACAGCTGAGGAGCAAGAAATGatggaaaatttattcaatGTTTTATGTTCAAGTTTAATGGCAACTGTAAACAGAGATAGATTTTTAAGGGGAGAAGGACTGCAACTTATGAATTTAATGTtgcgagaaaaaaaaatgtctaGGAATGGTTCTCTTAAA GTATTAGATCACGCCATGAATGGCCCAGATGGAAAAGATAATTGTAgtaaatttgttgatattctcgGATTGAGAACAATATTTCCATTATTTATGAAAACACCAACAAAAAATCGGAAGAGAATGCTTACAGCGGAAGAACACGAAG AACATGTAGTATCAATTATAGCAAGTATGCTGAGGAATTGTAAAGGCCAACAACGTCAAAGATTGTTGAGTAAATTTACGGAAAATGATTACGAGAAAGTGGATCGATTGATGGAGCTCCATTTCAAATATCTTGAAAAAGTGGAGGAAGTTGAAAAAAATACAAAG gaagatgaagatgaagaagaatcGTACCTGAGAAGATTAGATGGTGGAttgtttattttacaattagtagattatgtattattagagGCGTGTACCGGTTGTCCACCGGCAGTTAAACAACGAGTAACACGAATTTTAGCTCAAAGAAGAGCTTCTTTAAAAACTATAAGGCATATCATGCGAG aATACGCGGGAAATCTTGGCGATGCTGGAGATTCGGAATGGAGAGAAGCAGAGCAACAACATATATTGcaattaatcgataaattttga